From one Triticum urartu cultivar G1812 chromosome 3, Tu2.1, whole genome shotgun sequence genomic stretch:
- the LOC125544706 gene encoding uncharacterized protein LOC125544706, which translates to MSTVEEELSECEVLWPETRHGAPGSAWGPSTAAPRASRDRRQCSAPVDIPRAAHLSGGRAGLDDDEEEEEDGAMVPPHLMVSRRWSEGKAAAAFSLRSGPGRAHRDLNHLRNSVLRMTGFIEG; encoded by the coding sequence ATGTCGACGGTGGAGGAGGAGCTGTCCGAGTGCGAGGTGCTGTGGCCGGAGACGCGCCACGGCGCTCCGGGGAGCGCGTGGGGGCCATCGACGGCGGCTCCCAGGGCCTCCAGGGACCGCCGGCAGTGCTCTGCGCCGGTGGACATTCCCAGGGCCGCGCACCTGTCCGGCGGGCGCGCTGGcctggacgacgacgaggaggaggaggaggacggcgcCATGGTGCCGCCGCACCTGATGGTGTCGCGCAGGTGGTCGgaggggaaggcggcggcggccttcTCGCTGCGGTCCGGGCCCGGGCGGGCGCACCGGGACCTCAACCACCTGCGCAACTCCGTGCTGCGGATGACCGGCTTCATCGAAGGGTGA